In Rhodobacter sp. 24-YEA-8, the following are encoded in one genomic region:
- a CDS encoding LysR family transcriptional regulator yields MLPRRYLPSIASLAALEALERLGTASAAAAELSLTQGAVSRQIQLLEGQLGAPLVTRERQRLVLTPAARDYVAEVRKAMKLLSDASLTLRANPSGGTLHLSILPAFGMHWLAPRLAGFAAGHPEVTVNLSTRLRPFDFDGTFFDAAIHYGREDWPGVNYMKLMEEEVIALAAPSLITRPLTGAADLLALPLLQLESRMGDWGRWFGCHDLPGQRPPAMLFDQFATMAQAAVHGMGVALLPTFLAAGDLAAGRLVPAWGGPVAASGAYYLVWPATRAERAPLTSFRRWLAAGGGTGEGPGAAGGATDIR; encoded by the coding sequence ATGCTGCCGCGTCGCTATCTGCCGTCAATCGCTTCGCTTGCCGCGCTTGAGGCGCTGGAGCGGCTGGGCACAGCCTCGGCGGCGGCGGCCGAACTGTCGCTGACCCAGGGTGCGGTTTCACGGCAGATCCAGCTTCTCGAGGGGCAGCTTGGCGCGCCCCTTGTCACGCGCGAACGCCAGCGGCTGGTTCTGACACCGGCCGCGCGGGATTATGTGGCAGAGGTGCGCAAGGCTATGAAATTGCTGTCAGATGCCTCACTGACGCTCAGGGCGAACCCGTCGGGCGGCACGCTGCATCTGTCGATCCTGCCGGCCTTCGGCATGCATTGGCTGGCCCCACGCCTCGCGGGGTTTGCGGCCGGTCACCCGGAGGTGACGGTGAACCTCTCGACCCGGCTTCGGCCCTTTGATTTCGACGGCACCTTTTTCGATGCCGCCATCCATTATGGCCGCGAAGACTGGCCCGGCGTGAATTACATGAAACTCATGGAGGAAGAGGTGATCGCGCTGGCGGCGCCCTCGCTGATCACGCGCCCGCTGACCGGGGCGGCGGATCTGCTGGCGCTGCCACTTTTGCAGCTGGAAAGCCGGATGGGGGATTGGGGGCGCTGGTTCGGCTGCCATGATCTGCCGGGTCAGCGCCCGCCCGCGATGCTGTTCGACCAGTTCGCCACTATGGCCCAGGCGGCAGTGCATGGGATGGGGGTGGCGCTGCTCCCGACCTTTCTTGCGGCGGGGGATCTCGCTGCGGGGCGGCTTGTGCCGGCCTGGGGCGGGCCGGTCGCGGCCTCGGGCGCCTATTACCTCGTCTGGCCCGCCACACGCGCGGAACGCGCGCCGCTTACTTCGTTTCGGCGCTGGCTTGCTGCAGGGGGCGGCACGGGCGAGGGGCCGGGAGCCGCCGGGGGCGCGACTGATATCCGATGA
- a CDS encoding acyl-CoA dehydrogenase — protein MSDASSTRPKLKAKDAPDLSRFDWEDPFRLEDQLSEEERAIRDAARAYADGKLQPRVIEAFRNEETDPSIFREMGEMGLLGVTIPEEYGGLGASYVSYGLVAREVERIDSGYRSMMSVQSSLVMYPIYAYGSEEQRRKYLPKLASGEWIGCFGLTEPDAGSDPAGMKTTAKKTANGYVLNGSKMWISNAPIADVFVVWAKSEAHGGKIRGFVLDKGSKGLTAPKVGGKISLRASITGEIVMDQVEVGEDALLPHVEGLKGPFGCLNRARYGISWGVLGAAEFCLHAARQYGLDRKQFGKPIAQTQLYQLKLANMLTQISLGLQASLRVGRLLDEANAAPEMISLIKRNNCGIALEAARHARDMHGGNGISEEFQVIRHMVNLETVNTYEGTHDIHALILGRAITGLQAFF, from the coding sequence ATGTCAGATGCCAGCAGCACACGCCCGAAACTGAAAGCCAAGGATGCGCCGGACCTTTCGCGCTTTGACTGGGAGGACCCCTTCCGTCTCGAAGACCAGCTTTCGGAGGAAGAGCGCGCCATTCGCGACGCCGCCCGCGCCTATGCCGATGGCAAGCTGCAGCCCCGCGTGATTGAAGCCTTCCGCAATGAGGAAACCGACCCGTCGATCTTCCGCGAAATGGGCGAGATGGGCCTTCTCGGCGTGACCATCCCCGAGGAATATGGCGGGCTTGGCGCCTCTTATGTGTCTTATGGCCTCGTCGCGCGCGAGGTCGAACGCATCGACAGCGGCTATCGTTCAATGATGTCGGTGCAGTCGAGCCTCGTCATGTACCCGATCTACGCCTACGGGTCCGAAGAGCAGCGCCGGAAATACCTGCCGAAACTGGCCTCGGGCGAATGGATCGGTTGTTTCGGCCTGACCGAACCCGATGCCGGGTCCGACCCCGCCGGCATGAAGACCACCGCGAAGAAAACCGCGAATGGCTATGTGCTCAACGGGTCCAAAATGTGGATCTCGAACGCGCCGATCGCCGATGTTTTCGTGGTCTGGGCGAAATCCGAGGCGCATGGCGGCAAGATCCGTGGCTTCGTGCTCGACAAGGGCAGCAAAGGCCTGACGGCGCCGAAGGTGGGGGGCAAGATCTCCCTGCGGGCATCGATCACCGGCGAAATCGTGATGGATCAGGTTGAGGTCGGCGAGGATGCGCTGCTGCCGCATGTCGAAGGTCTGAAAGGGCCGTTCGGCTGCCTTAACCGCGCGCGCTACGGCATTTCCTGGGGCGTGCTGGGGGCTGCGGAATTCTGCCTCCATGCCGCGCGCCAATATGGGCTGGACCGCAAGCAATTCGGCAAACCCATTGCCCAGACACAGCTTTACCAGCTGAAACTGGCGAATATGCTGACGCAGATCAGCCTTGGTCTGCAGGCCAGCCTTCGCGTCGGGCGGCTGCTGGACGAGGCCAATGCCGCGCCCGAGATGATCTCGCTGATCAAGCGCAACAATTGCGGCATCGCGCTGGAAGCCGCCCGCCACGCCCGCGACATGCATGGCGGCAATGGCATTTCCGAAGAATTCCAGGTCATCCGCCATATGGTGAACCTTGAAACCGTCAACACTTATGAGGGCACACATGACATCCATGCGCTGATCCTTGGCCGCGCCATCACCGGGCTGCAGGCGTTTTTCTGA
- a CDS encoding lysozyme inhibitor LprI family protein, giving the protein MTRFALIVLMALAGQAGQAAAQNADCATAMVQADLNECAAAEWQAADVLLNQRYKEAMAQLQAWDADLPEALKGGPAELRAAQRAWITYRDSACAAEGYAMRGGSAEPLLVYGCKARLTEARTEDLVGLIEAGEH; this is encoded by the coding sequence ATGACACGATTCGCACTGATTGTTCTGATGGCTCTGGCGGGGCAGGCCGGGCAGGCGGCGGCGCAGAATGCCGATTGCGCGACTGCCATGGTGCAGGCCGATCTGAACGAATGCGCCGCTGCGGAATGGCAGGCGGCGGATGTGCTGCTGAACCAGCGATATAAAGAGGCGATGGCGCAGTTGCAGGCATGGGACGCGGATCTGCCCGAGGCGCTGAAGGGCGGGCCGGCAGAGCTGCGCGCGGCACAGCGCGCCTGGATCACCTATCGCGATTCCGCCTGTGCCGCCGAGGGCTACGCGATGCGCGGCGGCAGTGCAGAGCCGTTGCTTGTCTATGGCTGTAAGGCGCGGCTGACCGAGGCAAGGACCGAAGACCTCGTGGGGCTTATCGAAGCAGGCGAGCACTGA
- a CDS encoding GFA family protein, with protein MASHMGGCQCGAVRYSVDVSLEAPLICNCSRCSRIGAVLVFAPAAGFALEKGAGASTEYLFHDHVIRHYFCKTCGVQSYSLGAMPDGSEIVAVNARCLDGVDGHALAAQAKLVDGASR; from the coding sequence ATGGCCAGCCATATGGGCGGATGTCAGTGCGGGGCCGTGCGCTACAGTGTCGATGTCTCGCTGGAGGCGCCGCTGATCTGCAATTGCTCGCGATGCAGCCGGATCGGCGCGGTGCTGGTTTTCGCGCCTGCGGCCGGTTTTGCGCTGGAAAAGGGCGCCGGCGCCAGCACGGAATATCTTTTCCATGATCACGTCATCCGGCATTACTTCTGTAAGACCTGCGGGGTGCAAAGCTATTCCCTCGGCGCGATGCCGGATGGCAGCGAGATTGTGGCGGTGAATGCGCGCTGCCTTGACGGCGTGGATGGCCATGCGCTGGCGGCGCAGGCGAAACTGGTGGATGGAGCGTCGAGATGA
- the pyrC gene encoding dihydroorotase: MENSFEIRRPDDWHLHLRDGAMLKGVLPETARDFARAIIMPNLVPPVVTAKDASAYRDRILSALPEGMAFEPLMTLYLTEETDPADVAQAAASGLIKAVKLYPAGATTNSHSGVRNFDKVMPVLEKMAGIGLPLCTHGEVTTAEVDIFDREAVFIDTVLDPLRKRLPELRVVMEHITTEEGVAYAGEGGETLAATITTHHLIINRNHILVGGIKPHYYCLPVAKREKHRQALRRAATSGSPRYFLGTDSAPHIDALKEHACGCAGCFTATNTMPLLAHVFEEENALDRLEAFASLNGPAFYRLPVNEAKLRLTKRDAPTTFPEKIETGAGPVTVFNPGFPVHWSVEN; the protein is encoded by the coding sequence ATGGAAAACAGCTTTGAGATCCGCCGCCCCGATGACTGGCATCTGCATCTGCGCGATGGCGCGATGCTGAAGGGCGTGCTGCCTGAAACCGCGCGCGATTTCGCCCGCGCAATCATCATGCCCAACCTGGTGCCGCCCGTTGTGACCGCGAAAGACGCAAGCGCTTACCGCGACCGCATCCTGAGCGCCCTGCCCGAAGGCATGGCGTTCGAGCCGCTGATGACCCTTTACCTGACCGAGGAAACCGACCCCGCCGATGTGGCGCAGGCGGCGGCTTCGGGGCTGATCAAAGCGGTCAAGCTCTACCCTGCGGGCGCCACGACCAATTCTCATTCCGGCGTGCGGAATTTCGATAAGGTCATGCCGGTGCTTGAGAAAATGGCAGGGATCGGCCTGCCGCTCTGCACCCATGGCGAAGTGACAACGGCCGAGGTCGATATTTTCGACCGCGAGGCGGTGTTCATCGACACGGTACTGGATCCGCTGCGCAAACGTCTGCCGGAGCTGCGGGTGGTGATGGAGCATATCACCACCGAAGAAGGTGTCGCCTATGCGGGCGAAGGTGGAGAGACGCTGGCGGCCACGATCACCACGCATCACCTGATCATCAATCGCAACCATATCCTCGTGGGCGGGATCAAACCGCATTACTATTGCCTGCCGGTCGCCAAACGCGAGAAACACCGCCAGGCTTTGCGCCGTGCCGCCACTTCGGGCAGCCCGCGCTATTTCCTAGGCACCGATTCCGCGCCCCATATCGACGCGCTGAAAGAACATGCCTGCGGCTGCGCCGGCTGTTTCACCGCGACGAATACGATGCCGCTCCTCGCGCATGTCTTCGAAGAAGAAAACGCGCTCGACCGGCTCGAGGCCTTCGCCTCGCTGAATGGCCCCGCTTTCTACCGGCTGCCGGTCAATGAGGCGAAGCTGCGTCTCACCAAACGCGATGCCCCCACCACTTTCCCGGAAAAAATCGAAACCGGCGCTGGCCCGGTTACCGTCTTCAACCCCGGCTTCCCCGTCCACTGGTCGGTCGAAAACTGA